A part of Rattus rattus isolate New Zealand chromosome 4, Rrattus_CSIRO_v1, whole genome shotgun sequence genomic DNA contains:
- the LOC116898559 gene encoding WASH complex subunit 1-like — translation MTAVKTQHSLAGQVYAVPLIQPDLRREEAIQQVADALQYLQNISGDIFSRISQRVELSRRQLQAIGERVSLAQAKIEKIKGSKKAIKVFSSAKYPAPEHLQEYSSIFTGALDPGLQRRPRYRIQSKHRPLDERALQEKLKYFPVCVSTKSEPEDEAEEGLGGLPSNISSISSLLLFNTTENLYKKYVFLDPLAGAVTKTHTMLGTEEEKLFDAPLSISKREQLEQPVGVGRLGRVHACYLPHGLSVGPELRQSQYISCLTWKVRLDFTEDGWCPEFAARPGFTGLGQE, via the exons ATGACGGCGGTGAAGACCCAGCACTCCTTGGCAGGCCAGGTTTATGCGGTGCCCCTCATCCAGCCAGACCTGCGTCGAGAGGAGGCAATCCAGCAAGTGGCAGACGCCCTGCAGTACTTACAGAACATCTCCGGAGACATCTTCAGCAG GATCTCCCAGCGAGTAGAGCTGAGCCGGCGCCAGCTGCAGGCCATTGGGGAGAGGGTCTCCTTGGCCCAGGCTAAGATAGAGAAGATCAAGGGCAGTAAGAAGGCCATCAAG GTCTTTTCCAGTGCCAAGTACCCAGCCCCGGAGCACCTGCAGGAGTATAGCTCCATCTTTACTGGAGCCCTGGACCCTGGTCTGCAGAGAAGACCCCGGTACAGGATCCAGAGCAAGCACCGCCCGCTGGATGAGCGGGCTCTGCAG GAGAAGCTGAAATACTTTCCCGTGTGTGTGAGCACCAAGTCGGAGCCTGAGGATGAGGCTGAGGAGGGACTTGGGGGTCTTCCCAGCAACATTAGCTCCATCAGCTCCCTGCTGCTCTTCAACACCACAGAAAACCT GTATAAGAAGTATGTTTTCCTGGACCCTCTGGCTGGCGCAGTAACGAAAACGCACACCATGCTGGGCACGGAGGAGGAGAAGTTGTTCGATGCCCCTTTGTCCATCAGCAAGAGAGAGCAGCTGGAGCAGCCGGTGGGTGTGGGGCGCCTGGGCAG GGTCCATGCGTGCTACCTGCCCCATGGACTCAGTGTGGGCCCTGAGCTGCGGCAGAGTCAGTACATTTCCTGTCTCACCTGGAAGGTGCGGCTGGACTTCACAGAGGATGGCTGGTGTCCTGAATTTGCAGCAAGGCCAGGGTTCACGGGCCTGGGCCAGGAATGA